In a single window of the Littorina saxatilis isolate snail1 linkage group LG3, US_GU_Lsax_2.0, whole genome shotgun sequence genome:
- the LOC138962869 gene encoding uncharacterized protein gives MAYRYPSTSSLDDHSHNHSNHRHSHGGYPSTSSNIDSHGQGRYPSTSSLGSAYGGYTRGSGQRPDSFSSGYNSGYTTPGYVSPILSPTFKFAQSPPPSPAMKLYDVNSNPHEQTEYERSLEHHQAPDTFPCGHVLCHKCLRKFMNTVGGAMGAHCPVCRLGVSGEDVSLASMGLPSETQDEAPISLLNNFGEIVKKFNGIQQNLRRLKDESVQSRSMGMTYTNTLCHLCRESHPTLRVIQEHNQLQVRHERPTAWSNYFYRLQQGKVVTTFYSKVNSSTICVPCTYRELLDSNAIMPSDMKALPNVDPSKNQQLALAEVGKIVAKNTAPLMALRGKNVIEVDHKIKVRERADHFDFLDTADQIEHMVRRQEETLLKHAIKQMKDTGQLYHVQESNEVEIDNDESAV, from the exons atgGCGTACCGCTACCCCAGCACCTCCAGCCTCGACGACCACAGCCACAACCACAGCAACCACAGACACAGCCACGGGGGCTACCCGAGTACCTCCTCCAACATCGACAGTCACGGTCAGGGCAGGTACCCCAGCACGTCAAGCCTCGGCAGCGCTTACGGAGGCTACACGCGGGGCTCGGGCCAGAGACCCGACAGCTTCAGCTCGGGCTATAACTCGGGCTACACCACTCCGGGCTACGTGAGCCCCATCCTCAGCCCGACCTTCAAGTTCGCTCAGAGCCCTCCGCCCAGCCCGGCTATGAAGCTCTACGACGTCAACTCCAACCCGCACGAACAGACGGAGTACGAGAGAAGTCTGGAGCACCACCAGGCTCCCGACACCTTTCCCTGTGGCCACGTTCTGTGCCACAAATGCCTCCGCAAGTTCATGAATACGGTGGGAGGAGCCATGGGGGCCCACTGTCCGGTGTGTCGCCTGGGGGTCAGCGGGGAGGACGTCTCCTTGGCCTCCATGGGTCTACCCAGCGAGACGCAGGACGAAGCTCCGATCTCCTTGCTCAACAACTTCGGCGAGATCGTGAAGAAGTTCAACGGCATCCAGCAGAACCTGCGACGCCTGAAGGACGAGAGCGTGCAGTCTCGCTCCATGGGCATGACCTACACCAACACTCTGTGTCACCTGTGTCGGGAGTCGCATCCCACCTTGAGGGTCATCCAG GAACACAACCAGTTGCAAGTCCGCCACGAGCGACCCACCGCGTGGAGCAACTACTTCTACCGCCTGCAGCAGGGCAAAGTGGTGACGACCTTCTACTCCAAGGTCAACTCCTCCACCATCTGCGTGCCGTGCACGTACCGCGAGCTGCTAGACTCCAATGCCATCATGCCGTCTGACATGAAGGCTCTCCCCAACGTGGACCCCAGCAAAAACCAGCAGCTTGCGCTTGCAGAG GTGGGCAAAATCGTGGCCAAGAACACCGCCCCGCTGATGGCCCTGCGGGGGAAGAACGTGATCGAGGTGGACCACAAGATCAAGGTCCGGGAGCGGGCTGACCACTTCGACTTCCTGGACACGGCTGACCAGATCGAGCACATGGTGCGACGACAGGAGGAGACGCTGCTGAAGCACGCCATCAAGCAGATGAAGGACACGGGGCAGCTGTACCACGTTCAAGAGAGCAACGAGGTGGAGATCGACAACGACGAGAGCGCTGTGTAG